A part of Sulfurimonas sp. HSL-1716 genomic DNA contains:
- a CDS encoding efflux RND transporter permease subunit produces MKHQPYEPKDVAGKLAKTFIQNPLTMVLGIFLLALGYISLEIMPREENPQMVVSGSTVIVALPGATAAEVERVIVKPLERKLKEVKGVEHIYGTAMDNVGIVNAAFFIGEKKEDSNLKVYDKIMQNSDMFPKGAMNPIIKPLDIDVDIPIVSVAFYSNDKNMTETDLYDNVKSIQHYINGLPNVAVTDLKGGHKHQFNIEVDINKLSGYNLSLGQITQAVQSLAYNVPNIKNRTKDNKIVIFGVKNAIQSVEDINNIIVAEYMGSPIYLKQVATVTDGYNYQNFKSAQISIRSADHKFSKLQNQVTLTISKLQGTNAVVIADAVKEELSKYKDMLSKNGINYVITRNDGERANDAVNELVMHLVVSIIIIAILLIFVLGWRESLIVTFTVPAILAITLFVAYLSGQTINRITLFAFLLSLGLLVDAAIIVIENIHRHYHSADSAHKDKDELMIEATDEIGSPTNIATLAIIMTMIPMAFVGQMMGQFMKPIPANVPVALIASLFVAYIFTPYLAVRILKRPKHNEEHK; encoded by the coding sequence ATGAAACATCAACCATACGAACCTAAAGATGTAGCAGGTAAATTAGCCAAGACGTTCATACAGAACCCTCTTACTATGGTACTTGGCATATTTTTACTTGCACTGGGCTATATATCTTTGGAGATCATGCCCCGTGAAGAAAACCCGCAGATGGTCGTCAGCGGGTCGACGGTCATCGTTGCCCTTCCCGGTGCAACGGCGGCAGAAGTCGAACGTGTCATAGTGAAACCTCTGGAGAGAAAGCTCAAAGAGGTAAAAGGTGTCGAACATATTTACGGCACGGCTATGGATAACGTAGGGATCGTCAATGCGGCGTTTTTTATCGGAGAGAAAAAAGAGGATTCGAATCTAAAAGTCTACGACAAGATAATGCAAAACTCCGACATGTTTCCAAAAGGAGCTATGAACCCTATTATCAAGCCGCTCGATATCGATGTCGACATCCCTATCGTGTCCGTTGCGTTTTACAGCAATGACAAAAACATGACCGAAACCGACCTTTACGATAACGTAAAAAGTATCCAGCACTACATAAACGGTCTGCCGAACGTTGCCGTTACGGACTTAAAAGGCGGACATAAGCACCAGTTCAACATAGAAGTAGATATAAACAAACTCTCAGGATATAATCTGTCTTTGGGACAGATAACACAAGCTGTGCAGTCTTTAGCGTATAACGTGCCAAATATCAAGAACAGAACAAAAGACAACAAAATAGTGATATTCGGCGTGAAAAACGCTATTCAGAGCGTCGAAGATATCAACAATATAATCGTTGCGGAGTATATGGGTTCTCCTATATATCTCAAACAGGTGGCTACGGTAACAGACGGATACAACTACCAAAACTTCAAATCCGCACAGATCAGTATACGAAGTGCAGATCATAAGTTTAGCAAGCTTCAAAACCAGGTAACGCTTACGATATCCAAACTTCAAGGCACAAATGCCGTCGTGATAGCCGATGCGGTCAAAGAAGAATTGAGCAAATACAAAGATATGCTCTCTAAAAACGGTATAAACTACGTAATCACCAGAAATGACGGCGAACGCGCTAACGATGCGGTAAACGAACTTGTGATGCACTTGGTCGTCTCTATCATCATCATCGCTATCCTGCTCATCTTCGTACTTGGATGGAGAGAATCCCTTATCGTTACATTTACGGTTCCTGCGATCCTCGCCATCACGCTTTTTGTCGCATACTTAAGCGGACAGACGATCAACAGGATCACGCTCTTTGCCTTCCTGCTCAGTCTGGGGCTTTTGGTTGATGCGGCCATCATCGTTATCGAGAACATACACCGTCACTATCATTCGGCGGATTCTGCGCACAAAGACAAAGATGAACTGATGATAGAAGCGACCGACGAGATAGGCTCTCCGACAAACATTGCAACTCTGGCGATCATTATGACGATGATACCGATGGCTTTTGTCGGTCAGATGATGGGACAATTCATGAAACCTATTCCGGCAAACGTTCCCGTCGCACTTATAGCTTCACTTTTTGTAGCTTATATATTTACGCCTTATCTGGCAGTAAGAATTTTAAAAAGACCTAAGCATAATGAGGAGCACAAATAA
- a CDS encoding efflux RND transporter periplasmic adaptor subunit: MKKIIAMVLLSSALFAEAMTLSGSVISDNQKMITSRFMGFVTQVNVSEGEKVKKGQLLYTIDSKEIDSALNQVELGISQAQLSLQMYQNQYENVKLNLERHKRLLEKDMVSKYDVENLALAAKNLKDMISIATKQVEQAQARLAEVKNQYQYLNIKAPNNGVVIAKNIKVGEMAMPGMPAVVLSDLTDLKISVEIAESDLKKFPYGKRVKVEIPSTGIVTTGKVTAIIPNSNPMTHSFKIKVSFKNNNGVVYPGMYATITAE, encoded by the coding sequence ATGAAAAAAATTATAGCTATGGTGCTTCTTAGTTCAGCACTTTTTGCTGAGGCGATGACACTTTCGGGGAGTGTTATTTCAGATAATCAAAAAATGATTACAAGTCGTTTTATGGGGTTTGTTACACAGGTAAACGTGTCAGAAGGGGAAAAAGTAAAAAAAGGACAGCTGCTTTACACGATCGACTCAAAAGAGATCGATTCTGCACTTAATCAGGTCGAACTCGGTATATCTCAAGCGCAGTTGTCACTGCAGATGTACCAAAACCAATATGAGAACGTAAAACTGAACCTAGAGCGTCATAAACGCCTTTTGGAAAAAGACATGGTTTCAAAATACGATGTCGAGAATCTTGCTCTTGCGGCCAAAAACCTTAAAGATATGATATCTATCGCAACCAAACAGGTGGAACAGGCACAAGCACGCCTTGCAGAAGTTAAGAACCAGTATCAATACTTAAACATAAAAGCTCCTAACAACGGTGTCGTCATAGCCAAGAACATAAAGGTAGGTGAGATGGCGATGCCAGGTATGCCTGCAGTCGTACTTTCGGATCTTACAGACCTGAAAATATCCGTAGAGATAGCAGAAAGCGATCTGAAAAAGTTTCCTTACGGCAAAAGGGTAAAAGTAGAGATACCTTCGACGGGAATCGTCACAACGGGTAAAGTAACGGCTATCATACCTAATTCAAATCCTATGACACACTCATTTAAGATCAAAGTATCGTTTAAGAACAACAATGGTGTCGTATATCCCGGTATGTACGCGACCATTACTGCTGAGTAA
- a CDS encoding TolC family protein — MKKIVGVLSAAMILYANGINYSDSPSLEQAIEMVKSDNLEVKAARFDEQIATEDADIANSYNYGSLNFMQDVARSNDAGNVFGFKLTSREATFGDFGAQEFMTNFMAGHPDYVTPPHDLNYPEDRSFFQSKLKYEVAIFTGFKLSSYQNISEAMKKMKTLDKDKLLNEKIYQIRKSYYDMALLKYTVENLNIILNNINTLEDMTKNMIKEGYAKNVDLLEVQAKKGNVTRLVNQMTSNEKLLYHYLSFLLNRDITSIKTPDQDIKMPSINNDDIIANNLDIKRATTGLEIRKNMVSAEQSAYYPTIGAFAEMSTADDTFLGDADKHKAYTVGARLTWNIFNGGKDSASVQKARIERLKTQTQVELAKKGILLQVAKIKTQIQSYDDDIASLKQELKLADQIYKNYEARYREQLASMSDVIIKQSQQIEKILKLQEARNKRNERIFALENISNGDR; from the coding sequence ATGAAAAAAATTGTAGGCGTTTTATCTGCCGCAATGATTTTATATGCAAATGGTATCAATTATTCAGATTCACCGTCTCTAGAGCAAGCGATAGAAATGGTAAAATCAGATAATCTAGAGGTAAAGGCGGCGCGGTTTGACGAACAGATCGCAACTGAAGATGCAGATATTGCAAACAGCTATAATTACGGAAGCTTGAATTTCATGCAAGATGTAGCAAGAAGTAACGACGCAGGTAATGTTTTCGGATTCAAACTGACATCAAGAGAAGCAACGTTTGGAGATTTCGGTGCACAGGAGTTTATGACTAATTTTATGGCAGGACATCCTGATTATGTTACACCTCCTCATGATTTGAACTATCCCGAAGACAGAAGTTTCTTCCAGAGCAAACTCAAATATGAAGTGGCAATATTCACGGGCTTCAAGCTTTCGAGCTACCAAAATATCTCTGAAGCTATGAAAAAGATGAAAACGCTTGACAAAGACAAGCTTTTGAACGAAAAAATATATCAGATCAGAAAAAGCTACTATGATATGGCTCTTTTAAAATATACGGTAGAGAATTTAAATATAATTTTGAACAATATAAACACTTTAGAAGATATGACAAAGAACATGATAAAAGAGGGATATGCAAAAAATGTCGACCTTTTGGAAGTTCAAGCAAAAAAAGGCAACGTGACTCGTCTTGTCAATCAGATGACTTCAAACGAAAAACTTTTGTACCACTATCTGAGCTTTTTGCTAAATCGTGATATAACATCTATCAAAACCCCCGATCAGGACATTAAAATGCCTTCGATCAACAACGACGACATTATTGCAAACAACTTAGATATCAAAAGAGCGACGACCGGTCTGGAGATAAGAAAAAATATGGTCAGTGCGGAACAATCGGCTTATTATCCAACCATCGGAGCTTTTGCCGAAATGTCTACGGCTGATGATACTTTTTTAGGCGATGCTGACAAACATAAAGCTTACACAGTAGGTGCAAGACTTACATGGAACATATTTAACGGCGGAAAAGACTCTGCATCCGTGCAAAAAGCACGAATTGAAAGACTAAAAACTCAAACACAGGTCGAACTTGCAAAAAAAGGGATACTTCTTCAAGTTGCAAAGATCAAAACACAAATACAATCTTATGACGACGATATAGCTTCTTTAAAACAAGAGCTGAAACTTGCGGACCAGATATATAAAAACTATGAAGCAAGATACCGCGAGCAGCTTGCGTCTATGAGCGATGTGATCATAAAACAATCGCAGCAGATTGAAAAGATACTAAAACTACAAGAGGCGAGAAACAAAAGAAACGAGCGTATCTTTGCCTTAGAAAACATATCAAACGGAGATAGATAA
- a CDS encoding DUF4395 domain-containing protein, with the protein MYRLKNDYYYANKALKGNMMTSTCPIIFKQIDATVTRVSSVYILLFVVLFLTTSQIFFIYFAAMDFLMRLYFLKQYSLIYQLSIATKKVFSLKTYMADAGAKRLAAGFGLFFMLLLIAEYHLRLDILLFVTTAVFLLCGLLETFFGYCIGCKVYFVIKKIYPDFME; encoded by the coding sequence GTGTATCGTCTGAAAAACGATTATTATTACGCAAATAAAGCGTTAAAAGGCAATATGATGACAAGTACATGTCCTATAATTTTTAAACAGATTGATGCCACTGTTACAAGAGTAAGCAGTGTTTATATTTTATTATTCGTTGTTTTGTTTTTGACGACATCACAGATTTTTTTTATATATTTTGCAGCTATGGATTTTTTGATGCGTCTTTACTTTTTGAAACAATACAGCTTGATCTATCAATTGTCTATTGCGACAAAAAAAGTTTTTTCTTTAAAAACATATATGGCCGATGCCGGAGCTAAAAGATTGGCGGCGGGATTCGGGTTGTTTTTTATGCTGCTGCTCATAGCGGAGTATCATTTAAGGTTGGATATACTGCTCTTTGTTACGACGGCGGTTTTTTTACTATGCGGTCTGCTGGAAACGTTTTTTGGCTACTGCATCGGTTGCAAGGTCTACTTTGTGATCAAAAAGATATATCCCGATTTTATGGAGTGA
- a CDS encoding Rrf2 family transcriptional regulator produces the protein MIGVSSKGLYGLAAMHVLSHSINGRTMQVREIAAMTSLSHSYLEQLLSQLRKAGLLISVRGSNGGYKLSRPAYEITVLEIIESLEGSIFEMDKNVGSSIILESFWLDIQKRVQELFSLKLSDIDQSYQPFSYSI, from the coding sequence ATGATAGGTGTCAGTTCAAAAGGTTTGTACGGCTTGGCAGCCATGCATGTACTTTCTCATTCGATAAATGGCAGAACCATGCAGGTAAGAGAGATAGCGGCGATGACATCTCTTTCTCACAGTTATCTCGAACAGCTGCTTTCACAGCTGAGAAAAGCAGGATTGCTCATAAGTGTAAGAGGCTCTAACGGAGGCTATAAACTTTCCCGTCCGGCTTACGAGATAACGGTTTTGGAAATCATAGAATCTCTTGAAGGCTCTATCTTCGAGATGGACAAAAATGTGGGTTCAAGTATCATTTTGGAATCTTTTTGGCTGGATATCCAAAAGAGGGTTCAAGAGCTTTTTTCCTTAAAGCTTTCTGATATAGATCAGTCATATCAGCCATTTTCATATTCGATTTAG
- a CDS encoding HDOD domain-containing protein, producing the protein MKISILESIKSLPPLPKTITQIQKIFLDPESSIADLVKVIEDDPMIIANLLKAANSPLYSFKKDIKSVSQAVSLFGMSMTRSIILSNSVRKLLNVDMEPYATTSEKFAEVSSKQAALIYSWYKKIDKEKADKLFLASLLQETGKILIASYIIQHDEVMTFKSEIEMTHNIATVEKSYVDETTATVTAAIFEHWEFDTDFVDMIRYSDFPHLAPPELAEYSTALNIVKTIIPVNNPLSEMSINIGLKKASDAGYDHELLEDCIDDMLEASDQNRLKVERQITP; encoded by the coding sequence ATGAAAATCTCTATACTTGAAAGTATAAAATCGCTTCCACCGCTTCCAAAGACCATTACTCAGATACAAAAGATATTCCTTGATCCCGAGAGTTCTATTGCTGATTTGGTCAAAGTGATCGAAGACGACCCTATGATCATCGCAAACCTGCTAAAAGCCGCAAACTCGCCGTTATACAGTTTTAAAAAGGACATCAAAAGCGTTTCTCAGGCAGTTTCTTTGTTTGGTATGAGCATGACACGCTCCATTATTTTAAGCAACTCCGTCAGAAAACTCTTAAATGTAGATATGGAGCCATACGCTACGACATCGGAAAAGTTTGCGGAAGTCTCTTCAAAGCAGGCAGCTCTTATCTACAGCTGGTATAAAAAAATAGACAAGGAAAAAGCGGATAAGCTTTTTTTGGCATCGCTGCTGCAGGAAACGGGAAAGATACTTATCGCAAGCTATATCATACAGCATGACGAGGTTATGACCTTTAAGTCGGAGATAGAGATGACACACAATATAGCCACGGTCGAAAAATCTTACGTGGATGAAACAACGGCTACCGTTACCGCTGCAATCTTTGAACATTGGGAGTTCGATACGGATTTTGTCGATATGATACGCTATTCTGACTTTCCTCATCTGGCGCCGCCGGAACTTGCCGAGTATTCTACCGCATTAAATATAGTAAAAACGATAATTCCCGTTAACAACCCTTTAAGTGAGATGTCCATAAATATTGGTCTGAAAAAAGCCAGCGATGCAGGGTATGACCATGAGCTTTTAGAAGATTGTATCGATGATATGCTTGAAGCTTCCGATCAAAACCGCTTAAAGGTCGAAAGACAGATAACACCGTAG
- a CDS encoding EAL domain-containing protein has translation MKTYNTYYTTLHDFEQFLDVRDIEDGENLLIQIFTAKNDEKSIAALLDEIVSLLPSASVIGATTDGEICNGTVSTEKTVVSLSVFEKTKLKTALVENCVDSEDTGRKLAKELIDQNTKLLITFSEGITCNGEEYLKGISSVSSEVIVAGGMAGDNAKFKTTYVFTQNGITSNGAVGAALSNHVLQVHTDYNFNWLSIGKNMTVTKAKRNRVYTIDGIPAYDIYKRYLGKETADELPVLGVEYPMIVKRNGIKVARAVLRRHRDRSLSFAGNLNRGDIVTFGYGDVESILNNSILSEHNLQNKSIESIFIYSCMARRRFMPDFIQQEIEPLNEITGCSGFFTYGEFFSTKKRKELLNQSMTILTLSESKNVNIKKTLLSNREIKLNTYQKSIKTLSHILNVTTNELHKRNKKLEKFSKEILAREESLNLAQKIGHFGSWEVDLKTGNSILSKESYRMYKIDFNETHATIKTFLNRVVEEDKPLALKTLEELKDGTIKSIELRIRRADDMIIHVLLNGKMIFSDKGAPIKIVGTTLDITELVDTKKKLEEQTKLLNFQAYYDSLTKLPNRALFNDRLEQTIANSKRNDQIFALLFIDLDNFKEINDTLGHHIGDKVLQIVSKRLSTCVRIDDSLSRLGGDEFTVIIHNLKNPEAVAEVAQKLLDMIKSKITVDNNELYLSASIGISIFPKDASNSSDLIKFSDSAMYKAKEKGKNNYQFYSADMTQIAFEKILMQTSLHVAVNKKEFVVYYQPQVDTRNEFITGVEALVRWDHPTMGIIPPDKFIPLAEEIGFIVSLDKYVIRQAMSDFADWNKKGLSPGILSLNLSTKLLNSEHFIDDLKYIIKETGFNVKQLELEITESQMMQDPLSSIQKLQTLSDMGITIAIDDFGTGYSSLAYLKRLPVDKLKIDKSFVDDLPNDEEDCAISKAIIALAKSLNLKIVAEGVERKEQKEFLLENGCDLIQGYYYSKPLPKKDVEVLFKAPFFYKAYSL, from the coding sequence TTGAAAACTTACAACACATACTATACGACCCTGCATGATTTTGAACAGTTTTTGGATGTCAGAGACATTGAAGACGGCGAAAATCTGCTTATTCAGATATTTACGGCAAAAAACGACGAAAAAAGTATAGCCGCTCTTTTAGATGAGATCGTTTCACTGCTTCCAAGCGCATCCGTCATAGGAGCCACAACGGACGGAGAGATATGTAACGGTACGGTGAGTACGGAAAAAACCGTCGTCTCCTTAAGCGTCTTTGAAAAAACAAAACTCAAGACAGCACTTGTCGAAAACTGCGTCGACAGCGAAGATACGGGTAGAAAATTAGCCAAAGAGCTTATAGATCAAAACACTAAACTCCTTATAACTTTTTCAGAGGGAATAACCTGTAACGGCGAAGAGTACTTAAAAGGCATCTCGTCGGTAAGCAGCGAAGTGATCGTTGCAGGAGGAATGGCAGGAGATAACGCCAAATTTAAAACGACCTATGTTTTTACACAAAACGGCATCACGTCAAACGGTGCCGTCGGCGCCGCTCTTTCCAATCATGTGCTTCAAGTCCATACCGACTACAACTTTAACTGGCTTAGCATCGGCAAGAATATGACCGTAACAAAAGCCAAAAGGAACAGGGTTTACACCATCGACGGTATTCCTGCTTACGATATATATAAAAGATATCTGGGTAAAGAGACTGCCGACGAACTTCCCGTCTTGGGAGTAGAATACCCCATGATAGTTAAAAGAAACGGTATAAAAGTCGCAAGAGCCGTTTTAAGAAGACACAGGGACCGCTCTTTGTCTTTTGCGGGCAATCTCAACCGCGGAGATATCGTTACTTTCGGATACGGAGACGTTGAGAGCATACTAAACAACTCTATACTCTCCGAACACAACCTGCAAAACAAATCCATAGAATCCATCTTCATCTACTCCTGTATGGCTAGACGAAGATTCATGCCCGATTTCATTCAACAGGAGATAGAACCCTTAAACGAGATCACAGGATGCTCCGGTTTTTTTACGTACGGCGAATTTTTCAGCACAAAAAAAAGAAAAGAGCTCCTAAACCAGAGTATGACCATTCTAACGCTTAGCGAATCAAAAAATGTCAATATTAAAAAAACATTGCTTTCCAACAGAGAGATAAAGTTAAACACTTATCAAAAATCGATAAAGACCCTCTCTCACATACTCAATGTCACGACGAACGAACTGCATAAAAGAAACAAAAAGCTCGAAAAATTCTCAAAAGAGATACTTGCCAGAGAGGAATCTCTCAATCTTGCTCAAAAGATAGGACACTTCGGAAGCTGGGAAGTCGATCTTAAAACAGGAAATTCCATTCTCTCAAAAGAGAGTTACAGGATGTACAAGATCGACTTCAACGAGACGCATGCGACCATTAAAACATTTTTAAACAGAGTCGTCGAAGAGGATAAACCTCTGGCTTTAAAAACGCTCGAAGAGCTCAAAGACGGAACGATAAAGAGTATCGAGCTCAGGATAAGAAGAGCCGATGACATGATCATCCATGTACTTTTAAACGGCAAAATGATCTTTAGCGATAAAGGCGCACCCATCAAAATAGTCGGAACGACACTGGATATAACGGAGCTGGTCGATACAAAGAAAAAACTCGAAGAACAGACAAAACTTCTCAATTTTCAAGCTTATTACGACAGTCTTACCAAGCTTCCAAACCGTGCTTTGTTCAACGACAGACTCGAACAAACGATAGCCAACTCAAAACGCAACGATCAGATATTTGCACTTTTGTTTATAGATCTGGATAATTTTAAAGAGATAAACGACACTCTGGGGCATCACATAGGGGACAAGGTCTTGCAAATAGTCTCCAAACGTCTTTCGACCTGTGTGAGGATCGATGATTCACTTTCCCGTTTGGGCGGCGACGAATTTACCGTGATCATACATAATCTAAAGAATCCCGAAGCAGTGGCGGAAGTAGCGCAAAAGCTTTTAGATATGATAAAGTCAAAGATCACAGTGGACAATAACGAGCTTTATCTTTCAGCCAGTATCGGTATCAGCATCTTCCCTAAAGACGCCTCAAACAGCAGCGATCTCATTAAATTTTCCGACAGTGCGATGTATAAGGCAAAAGAGAAAGGAAAGAACAACTATCAGTTTTATTCGGCGGATATGACACAGATAGCATTTGAAAAGATTTTGATGCAGACCAGCCTCCATGTCGCGGTTAACAAAAAAGAGTTTGTTGTCTATTATCAGCCGCAGGTCGATACCAGGAATGAGTTCATAACGGGTGTCGAAGCTCTTGTGAGATGGGATCACCCGACAATGGGTATCATACCTCCTGACAAATTCATCCCTTTAGCCGAAGAGATCGGCTTTATCGTGTCTTTGGACAAATACGTCATAAGACAGGCTATGTCGGATTTTGCGGACTGGAACAAAAAAGGGCTCTCTCCCGGCATTCTCTCTCTCAATCTTTCCACAAAACTTCTCAACAGCGAACATTTCATAGACGATCTGAAATATATCATAAAAGAGACGGGATTTAATGTCAAACAGCTTGAGTTAGAGATCACCGAAAGCCAGATGATGCAAGATCCTCTTAGTTCCATACAGAAATTACAGACGTTAAGTGACATGGGCATAACGATAGCAATCGACGATTTTGGCACGGGATACTCCTCTTTGGCGTATCTCAAACGTCTGCCCGTCGATAAACTGAAGATAGATAAATCATTCGTAGACGATCTTCCAAACGATGAAGAGGACTGTGCTATTTCAAAAGCCATCATCGCACTTGCAAAAAGCCTGAACCTGAAGATCGTCGCAGAAGGTGTCGAGAGAAAAGAGCAAAAAGAGTTTTTACTTGAAAACGGATGCGATCTCATTCAAGGCTACTATTACTCCAAACCTCTTCCAAAAAAGGATGTGGAAGTTCTTTTCAAAGCGCCCTTTTTCTATAAAGCATATAGCCTGTAA